The proteins below are encoded in one region of Polypterus senegalus isolate Bchr_013 chromosome 2, ASM1683550v1, whole genome shotgun sequence:
- the zbtb20 gene encoding zinc finger and BTB domain-containing protein 20 has protein sequence MTERIHSINLHNFSNSVLETLNEQRNRGHFCDVTVRIHGSMLRAHRCVLAAGSPFFQDKLLLGYSDIEIPSVVSVQSIQKLIDFMYSGVLRVSQSEALQILTAASILQIKTVIDECTRIVSQNAGSAGIRGFTLIPGDSGQETPRGTPESGTSGPSSDAESGYMQPHSQHGLDRIYSTLYAGISIQNGTTDRSYYGGGVVGNYEVLQKDPHVQDPAWITRIHERSRHMERFLSTSETTHCRKQPRPVRLQTISGGLHIKQEAEDDYDYYRQSRVQALERNESEECTEDTDQAEGTESEPKGESFDSGVSSSIGTEPDLLEQHCVASFNRDDHQDLMQTEQSEILADTALQTDGNESSSPERMNEDGDTGGSQSGGEVALSNDKGSLQPLANPIISQPVPGTQLYLRQSDALTSNLRMPLTLTSNTQVIGTAGNTYLPTLFATQSTASSKPFLFSLPQPLTGQQPHFVTVPPSSLPPFSTPLPGQQPPGQQVSQNTTVAGQGEKKPYECTLCSKTFTAKQNYVKHMFVHTGEKPHQCSICWRSFSLKDYLIKHMVTHTGVRAYQCSICNKRFTQKSSLNVHMRLHRGEKSYECYVCKKKFSHKTLLERHMALHSSSNNSSSTIGGSGGANISGPVTVPVPVPVPVPVPVSIPEPGAGPVSTNGATGASTGAVTIRVGAEASCPEGTTYVCAVCPAKFDQMEQFNDHMRLHAADG, from the exons ATGACCGAGCGCATTCACAGCATTAACCTGCACAATTTCAGCAACTCTGTACTTGAGACCCTCAATGAACAGCGCAACCGTGGCCACTTCTGTGACGTGACGGTGCGGATCCATGGGAGCATGCTGCGTGCACACCGCTGTGTGCTGGCTGCCGGGAGCCCCTTCTTTCAGGACAAACTGCTTTTGGGCTACAGTGACATTGAGATCCCTTCAGTTGTCTCTGTGCAGTCCATTCAAAAACTGATTGACTTCATGTACAGTGGTGTCCTTCGAGTCTCCCAGTCTGAAGCTCTGCAGATCTTGACTGCTGCGAGTATCCTGCAGATTAAGACAGTCATTGATGAGTGTACTCGTATTGTCTCTCAGAATGCTGGCTCTGCTGGAATTAGAGGGTTTACACTGATTCCTGGGGATTCAGGACAGGAGACTCCAAGAGGGACCCCAGAGTCAGGCACTTCAGGGCCCAGCAGCGATGCAGAATCAGGCTACATGCAGCCTCACTCTCAGCATGGCTTGGATCGCATTTATTCAACCCTGTATGCAGGAATCTCCATACAGAATGGAACAACTGACCGCTCCTACTACGGAGGAGGAGTTGTAGGAAATTATGAGGTCCTCCAGAAGGATCCTCATGTGCAGGATCCAGCCTGGATTACCCGAATCCATGAAAGATCTAGACATATGGAAAGGTTTCTCTCCACCTCTGAAACAACCCACTGCCGCAAGCAGCCCCGGCCTGTGCGATTGCAGACTATATCAGGAGGTCTGCACATCAAGCAAGAAGCAGAAGATGATTACGACTACTACAGGCAGTCAAGGGTGCAGGCACTGGAGCGCAACGAATCAGAAGAATGCACTGAAGATACAGACCAGGCTGAAGGCACAGAGAGTGAACCCAAAGGGGAGAGCTTTGACTCTGGTGTGAGCTCATCCATTGGAACTGAGCCTGACTTGCTGGAACAGCACTGTGTAGCCAGCTTTAACCGAGATGACCATCAAGATCTCATGCAAACGGAACAAAGTGAAATTTTAGCTGACACAGCACTACAGACTGATGGTAATGAATCCTCTTCTCCAGAAAGAATGAACGAAGATGGTGATACAGGAGGCTCACAGAGTGGTGGAGAGGTGGCATTGTCCAATGACAAAGGCTCACTGCAGCCTTTAGCAAATCCTATCATATCACAGCCTGTGCCTGGTACACAGCTATACCTGCGCCAATCAGATGCCCTCACCAGCAACCTGAGAATGCCACTCACCCTGACCAGCAACACCCAGGTTATTGGCACTGCTGGAAATACATACCTGCCAACCCTTTTTGCCACTCAGTCAACTGCCAGCAGCAAGCCCTTCCTCTTCAGCCTCCCGCAGCCACTGACTGGCCAGCAGCCACATTTTGTGACCGTGCCACCATCCAGTCTGCCTCCATTCTCAACTCCGCTCCCTGGTCAACAACCCCCAGGCCAGCAGGTCAGCCAGAACACTACAGTGGCTGGTCAGGGAGAGAAGAAGCCGTACGAGTGCACACTGTGTAGCAAGACATTTACTGCAAAGCAGAACTATGTCAAACACATGTTTGTGCACACAG GTGAGAAACCACACCAGTGCAGCATCTGTTGGCGCTCTTTTTCCTTGAAGGATTACCTTATAAAACACATGGTGACACACACAGGGGTGCGTGCATACCAGTGCAGCATCTGCAACAAGCGCTTCACCCAGAAGAGCTCCTTGAACGTCCACATGCGACTACACCGCGGAGAGAAGTCCTACGAGTGCTATGTCTGTAAGAAGAAGTTTTCCCATAAAACCCTCCTAGAGAGACACATGGCACtacacagcagcagcaacaacagcagcagcactaTTGGTGGCAGTGGAGGAGCAAACATCAGCGGCCCAGTAACAGTCCCTGTCCCAGTCCCTGTCCCAGTTCCTGTTCCAGTTTCTATCCCAGAACCTGGAGCTGGGCCAGTGTCAACTAATGGTGCCACTGGGGCATCAACAGGGGCTGTGACCATCAGAGTAGGAGCTGAAGCGAGCTGCCCAGAGGGGACCACCTATGTGTGTGCAGTTTGCCCTGCTAAGTTTGACCAAATGGAGCAGTTCAACGATCACATGCGGCTTCATGCTGCTGACGGATAA